From Acidothermus cellulolyticus 11B, a single genomic window includes:
- the nuoL gene encoding NADH-quinone oxidoreductase subunit L, producing the protein MLTPHSASGIFSLTWLLVAIPLVSAAVLIIGGRRTDGWGHLLGVAAPLAAFVLGVIEFAAFLGKSAAERSLDNHVFGWTIVNGFHADIGLQVDALSISFVLLITGVGSLIHIYSIGYMAHDPKRRLFFGYLNLFVAAMLLLVLGDNYLALYIGWEGVGLASYLLIGFWSYKPSAATAAKKAFIVNRVGDFGLSVAIMLMFATFGTFTFSGVFGAVHGADSATLNAIGLLLLLGACGKSAQVPLQAWLLDAMEGPTPVSALIHAATMVTAGVYLVARSNPIFNAAPSAQLAVAVVGAVTLLFGAIIGCAKDDIKKALAASTMSQIGYMTLAVGLGPAGYVFGIAHLLTHGFFKAGLFLGAGSVMHATNDEVDMRRFGGLARPMPVTFATFGLAYLAIIGFPGFSGWFTKDAIIDAAYHKGGTSGFLLGSAALVGAGITAFYMSRVVFMTFTGRPRWSDDVHPHEAPKVMTWPMIVLALGSVGAGYVLMLGNRFADFLAPVVGRPEESSVNPGSTPGLVTLAAMVVGVAIAALLYLRRPVPAVAPAGSPVTVAARRDLYGDAFNESVFMRPGQYLTRLLVFFDNKGIDGFVNGLAAFLGGTSGRLRYIQTGFVRSYALSMLGGAAILVAALLMVRG; encoded by the coding sequence GTGCTCACCCCGCATTCGGCGAGCGGCATCTTCAGCCTGACATGGCTCCTCGTCGCCATTCCGCTGGTCAGCGCGGCTGTGCTCATCATCGGCGGACGCCGGACCGACGGTTGGGGGCATCTCCTCGGCGTGGCCGCCCCGCTGGCCGCGTTCGTCCTTGGCGTCATTGAGTTTGCGGCATTCCTCGGAAAGTCTGCCGCCGAGCGGAGTCTGGACAACCACGTCTTCGGCTGGACCATCGTCAACGGGTTCCACGCCGACATCGGCCTGCAGGTCGATGCGCTCTCCATCTCCTTCGTTCTGCTCATCACCGGCGTCGGGTCACTCATTCACATTTATTCGATCGGATACATGGCGCACGACCCCAAGCGCCGGTTGTTCTTCGGCTATCTCAATCTTTTCGTCGCCGCCATGCTGCTCTTGGTCTTGGGCGACAATTACCTCGCGCTGTACATCGGCTGGGAGGGTGTCGGTCTCGCCTCCTACCTGCTCATCGGCTTCTGGTCCTACAAGCCGTCGGCAGCGACCGCGGCGAAGAAGGCGTTCATCGTCAACCGGGTCGGTGACTTCGGTCTATCCGTCGCCATCATGCTGATGTTCGCCACCTTCGGAACGTTCACCTTCTCCGGGGTCTTTGGCGCGGTGCACGGCGCGGACAGCGCGACGCTGAACGCCATTGGACTCCTCCTCCTGCTGGGTGCGTGCGGAAAATCCGCGCAGGTGCCGTTGCAGGCGTGGTTGCTCGACGCGATGGAGGGCCCGACTCCGGTGTCGGCGCTCATCCACGCCGCGACGATGGTCACCGCCGGGGTGTACCTCGTCGCCCGCTCGAATCCGATTTTCAACGCCGCACCGAGCGCACAACTCGCCGTCGCCGTTGTCGGTGCCGTCACCCTGCTCTTCGGCGCCATCATCGGGTGCGCCAAGGACGACATCAAGAAGGCGCTGGCGGCCTCCACGATGAGTCAGATCGGGTACATGACCCTTGCCGTCGGGCTCGGACCGGCCGGATATGTCTTCGGCATCGCCCACCTGTTGACGCACGGTTTCTTCAAGGCGGGGCTCTTCCTCGGCGCCGGTTCGGTGATGCACGCCACCAACGACGAAGTGGACATGCGCCGGTTCGGCGGGCTGGCCCGGCCCATGCCGGTGACGTTCGCCACCTTCGGGCTGGCGTATCTGGCCATCATCGGATTCCCCGGGTTCTCCGGCTGGTTCACCAAGGACGCCATCATTGACGCCGCGTATCACAAGGGCGGCACGTCCGGGTTCCTGCTTGGCAGCGCTGCGCTCGTCGGGGCGGGGATCACCGCCTTTTACATGAGCCGGGTGGTTTTCATGACCTTTACCGGGCGTCCCCGGTGGAGCGACGACGTCCACCCGCATGAGGCGCCGAAAGTCATGACCTGGCCGATGATTGTGCTCGCCCTCGGCTCTGTCGGGGCCGGCTACGTGCTCATGCTCGGCAACCGGTTCGCGGACTTTCTCGCACCAGTCGTCGGCAGGCCCGAGGAATCGTCGGTGAATCCGGGCAGCACGCCGGGGCTGGTGACCCTTGCCGCGATGGTGGTCGGTGTGGCGATCGCCGCCCTGCTGTACCTGCGCCGGCCGGTGCCGGCGGTTGCGCCGGCCGGTTCGCCGGTGACGGTCGCCGCCCGCCGCGACCTGTACGGCGATGCGTTCAACGAATCGGTCTTCATGCGGCCGGGGCAGTACCTGACGCGGCTGCTCGTCTTCTTCGACAACAAGGGAATCGACGGTTTCGTCAACGGACTCGCCGCCTTTCTCGGCGGAACTTCTGGACGTCTCCGGTACATCCAGACCGGGTTCGTCCGCTCGTATGCCTTGTCGATGCTGGGCGGTGCCGCGATTCTCGTCGCCGCCTTGCTGATGGTGAGAGGCTGA
- a CDS encoding NADH-quinone oxidoreductase subunit M — MPWLTVIGAVPLVGTAVIAALPKERPELAKRTALATTLVVLALTCVVAARFNVNGPRFQFTEDVKWIPAFGIHYALGVDGIAVVLLLLTAVLWPIVILASWQECEESRRSVKTYLGLFVSMETVLIGVFAATDLFLFYALFEVMLIPMYFIISSRGTARSSYAAMKFLLYSLAGGLLMLAAVIALYVLGPHSFRYADLTGLHLPTTDERWLFLGFFAAFAVKAPLWPLHTWLPDAVTEGPVGGSVLLVGVLDKVGTFGFLRYCLGLFPQASHWFAPVVIVLAVIAVLYGALQAIGQRDLLRLMAYVSVSHFGLISLGIFAFTSQGQSGATLYMVNHGFSTGALLLIVGFLIARHRTRGIHDFGGIQQVAPILAGTFLLACLSGLALPGLNTFVSEFLVLVGTFTRYKVAGGLATVGIILASIYMLVMYQRTMTGPVSPRARESRDLSLRERFVIAPLVAVIVALGFYPGPILDIIKPAVAATLQQTHDTDPQPVVQPAAIAIRGGSS; from the coding sequence ATGCCCTGGTTGACGGTCATCGGCGCTGTTCCGCTCGTCGGGACGGCGGTCATCGCCGCGCTGCCGAAGGAACGGCCGGAGCTTGCCAAGCGGACGGCGCTCGCCACCACGCTCGTCGTCCTCGCGCTGACCTGCGTGGTCGCGGCGCGCTTCAACGTGAACGGTCCGCGGTTCCAGTTCACCGAGGATGTCAAGTGGATTCCGGCGTTCGGCATTCATTACGCCCTGGGTGTTGACGGGATCGCCGTCGTGCTCCTCCTCCTCACCGCCGTCCTGTGGCCGATTGTGATTCTCGCGTCTTGGCAGGAATGCGAGGAGAGCCGGCGGAGCGTCAAGACGTATCTCGGTCTCTTCGTGTCCATGGAGACCGTCCTGATCGGCGTTTTCGCGGCGACGGACCTTTTCCTCTTCTACGCGCTCTTCGAAGTCATGCTGATCCCGATGTACTTCATCATCAGCAGCCGCGGGACCGCGCGTTCGTCGTACGCCGCGATGAAATTCCTGCTGTACAGCCTGGCCGGCGGTCTGCTCATGCTCGCCGCGGTGATTGCGCTGTACGTGCTGGGTCCGCACAGTTTCCGGTACGCCGACCTGACCGGACTCCACCTGCCGACAACCGACGAGCGCTGGCTTTTCCTCGGCTTCTTTGCGGCCTTCGCGGTGAAGGCGCCGCTCTGGCCGCTGCACACCTGGCTGCCGGACGCGGTAACCGAGGGGCCGGTGGGCGGCAGTGTCCTCCTGGTCGGCGTCCTCGACAAGGTCGGCACGTTCGGTTTTCTCCGCTACTGCTTGGGTCTCTTCCCGCAGGCCTCACACTGGTTCGCGCCGGTCGTCATCGTTCTCGCCGTGATCGCCGTGCTGTACGGCGCCCTGCAGGCGATCGGCCAGCGTGACCTGCTCCGGTTGATGGCCTACGTCTCGGTCTCACACTTCGGCCTCATCAGCCTCGGCATTTTCGCCTTCACCAGCCAGGGCCAGAGTGGCGCGACGCTGTACATGGTGAACCACGGCTTCTCCACCGGCGCGCTGCTGCTCATCGTCGGATTCCTCATCGCCCGGCACCGCACGCGGGGTATTCACGATTTCGGCGGTATCCAGCAGGTGGCGCCGATTCTCGCCGGCACCTTCCTCCTCGCTTGCCTCTCCGGACTCGCGTTGCCGGGGCTCAATACCTTCGTGAGCGAATTCCTGGTGCTGGTCGGCACGTTCACGCGGTACAAGGTGGCGGGCGGCCTGGCGACGGTCGGCATCATCCTCGCCTCGATTTACATGCTGGTGATGTACCAGCGGACGATGACCGGGCCGGTCTCCCCGCGGGCACGGGAATCCCGGGATTTGTCGCTGCGTGAGCGGTTCGTCATCGCGCCGCTGGTCGCAGTGATCGTCGCGTTGGGTTTCTACCCCGGTCCGATTCTGGACATCATCAAGCCGGCGGTGGCCGCTACCTTGCAGCAGACCCATGACACCGATCCACAGCCGGTGGTACAGCCGGCGGCGATTGCCATTCGCGGAGGGTCCTCGTGA
- the nuoN gene encoding NADH-quinone oxidoreductase subunit NuoN — protein sequence MSFYAAANPNAIPAPHIEYRALLPMLIVFGVACAGVLVEAFVPRAQRALTQTVLALGGLVAALIAVVSNTGLPRKLVAQSAIAADGPTLFIQGTILALSIGALLLIADRSIGADSDFVAQAADLPGSEQERASVQAGLRQTEVFPLAMFAVGGMMLFPAANDLITAFVALEVLSLPLYLLAGMARRRRLLSQEAAVKYFLLGAFSSAFFVYGLALVYGYAKSVEYGDIATALTASDRGDSLIIVGLALIGISLLFKLSGVPFHWWTPDVYQGAPTPITAFMAAGTKVAAFGALLRVFFVAFGGLAWDWRPVIWGVAIATMVVGAILGITQTDVKRLLAYSSIAHAGFVLTAFAATTRASESSVLFYLVAYGFMTIGAFAIVILVRDGDGEANHLSRWVGLGRRSPLVAGIFALFLLAMAGLPPTSGLWAKVAVFTAAYQGGAGPLVIVGVLASAVTAYYYLRIIVLMFAQEPAVEGPTVAVPGALASAAIALGVIVTVVLGIVPQPVLDLADKAVPFLR from the coding sequence ATGAGCTTTTACGCTGCGGCGAATCCGAACGCCATCCCGGCGCCGCACATCGAGTACCGGGCGTTGCTGCCGATGCTCATCGTGTTCGGCGTGGCGTGCGCCGGCGTGCTCGTCGAGGCGTTCGTGCCTCGGGCGCAGCGCGCTCTCACCCAGACGGTGCTTGCCCTCGGTGGGCTCGTGGCCGCACTGATTGCAGTGGTGTCGAACACCGGGCTGCCGCGCAAGCTCGTCGCGCAGAGTGCGATCGCCGCCGATGGTCCGACGCTTTTCATTCAGGGCACGATTCTGGCGCTCTCGATCGGCGCGCTCCTGCTCATCGCCGATCGCAGCATCGGGGCGGACAGCGATTTCGTCGCGCAGGCCGCCGATTTGCCCGGCTCCGAGCAGGAGCGGGCGAGCGTGCAGGCCGGGCTTCGACAGACCGAAGTCTTTCCGCTGGCCATGTTCGCGGTCGGCGGGATGATGCTCTTCCCCGCCGCCAACGACCTCATCACCGCATTCGTCGCCCTGGAAGTCCTCTCGCTGCCGCTGTATCTTCTCGCCGGCATGGCCCGCCGACGCCGCCTGCTCTCGCAGGAAGCGGCGGTCAAATACTTCCTGCTGGGCGCGTTCTCCTCCGCGTTCTTCGTATACGGATTAGCTTTGGTCTACGGGTACGCGAAATCCGTTGAATACGGCGACATCGCCACGGCGCTGACGGCGTCGGACCGCGGCGATTCCCTCATCATCGTCGGGCTTGCGCTCATCGGCATTTCGCTGCTCTTCAAGCTTTCCGGGGTTCCGTTCCATTGGTGGACGCCGGACGTCTACCAAGGCGCTCCCACACCGATCACTGCGTTCATGGCCGCCGGGACGAAGGTCGCGGCGTTCGGCGCGTTGCTCCGGGTGTTCTTTGTCGCGTTCGGCGGCCTGGCATGGGACTGGCGCCCGGTGATCTGGGGCGTGGCGATCGCGACGATGGTGGTCGGCGCGATCCTCGGTATCACCCAGACCGACGTCAAGCGGCTGCTCGCGTACTCCTCCATCGCGCACGCGGGATTCGTGCTCACGGCGTTCGCCGCCACGACCCGGGCCAGCGAATCGAGCGTCCTCTTCTACCTGGTGGCGTACGGCTTCATGACGATCGGCGCCTTTGCCATTGTGATCTTGGTGCGAGATGGTGATGGTGAGGCGAATCACCTCTCCCGTTGGGTCGGCCTCGGCCGGCGTTCCCCGCTGGTGGCCGGCATTTTCGCCCTGTTCCTCCTCGCCATGGCCGGGCTGCCCCCGACCAGCGGTCTGTGGGCGAAGGTGGCGGTCTTCACGGCTGCCTACCAGGGAGGCGCCGGACCGCTGGTGATCGTTGGTGTGCTCGCCAGCGCCGTCACCGCCTACTACTACCTGCGAATCATCGTCTTGATGTTCGCGCAGGAGCCTGCGGTCGAGGGGCCGACCGTCGCGGTGCCCGGCGCGTTGGCCTCGGCGGCGATCGCTCTCGGCGTCATCGTTACCGTGGTGCTGGGAATCGTGCCGCAGCCGGTACTGGATCTCGCGGACAAGGCGGTGCCGTTCCTGCGCTGA
- a CDS encoding polyprenyl synthetase family protein: protein MTGLDIGASTGPAEAGLSMVIPDAGLRTRVRDGLEAVETLLRQAVRSSGYPFLTETSRHLVEAGGKRFRPLLVLLAAEYGDPTAPGVVPAAAVVELTHLATLYHDDVMDEAVVRRGTASANARWSNTIAILTGDFLFSRASDLLADLGPEAVRIQARTFERLVQGQIRETLGPEEGVDPVEHYLRVVADKTGSLIATAARFGAMFSGAPAWIVDVMVTYGERIGTAFQLSDDLLDVMSDSTESGKAPGTDLREGVRTLPVLHVLRSMGPSDGRLRELLNGDLTDDERHRETLALLRAHPAMERARADLRRWVSEARAALEPLPDQPATQALQRLCDFVLARTG, encoded by the coding sequence ATGACCGGTTTGGACATCGGCGCAAGCACCGGGCCGGCGGAGGCCGGCCTCAGTATGGTGATCCCGGACGCCGGCCTCCGTACCCGGGTGCGCGACGGGTTGGAGGCGGTCGAGACCCTGCTGCGTCAGGCGGTACGGTCCAGCGGCTATCCGTTCTTGACCGAAACGTCCCGGCACCTGGTCGAGGCCGGCGGTAAGCGGTTCCGGCCGCTGCTGGTGCTGCTTGCCGCTGAGTACGGCGACCCGACCGCACCCGGCGTCGTTCCGGCTGCCGCGGTCGTCGAGCTCACCCACCTGGCCACGCTGTACCACGACGACGTGATGGACGAGGCGGTGGTACGGCGCGGCACGGCCAGCGCCAATGCCCGCTGGTCCAACACGATCGCGATCCTCACCGGCGATTTTCTCTTCTCCCGCGCCTCTGATCTGTTAGCCGATCTTGGTCCGGAGGCGGTGCGCATCCAGGCTCGCACGTTCGAACGTCTCGTGCAGGGCCAGATCCGGGAGACGCTCGGGCCGGAGGAGGGGGTTGATCCGGTCGAGCATTACCTGCGGGTTGTCGCGGACAAGACCGGCTCGCTCATCGCGACCGCGGCGAGGTTCGGGGCGATGTTCTCCGGGGCGCCCGCCTGGATCGTCGACGTGATGGTCACCTACGGGGAACGGATCGGCACGGCGTTTCAGCTCTCCGACGACCTGCTTGACGTCATGAGTGATTCGACGGAATCCGGAAAGGCTCCGGGCACCGATTTGCGGGAGGGCGTGCGGACCCTGCCCGTGCTGCACGTTCTGCGGTCGATGGGACCGTCCGACGGCCGGCTCCGCGAGCTGCTGAACGGGGATCTGACCGACGACGAGCGGCATCGGGAGACCCTCGCATTGCTCCGCGCCCATCCGGCGATGGAACGGGCCCGGGCTGACCTTCGGCGCTGGGTCAGCGAGGCGCGGGCCGCGCTGGAGCCGTTACCTGACCAGCCCGCGACGCAGGCGCTGCAGCGATTGTGTGACTTTGTCCTCGCCCGCACCGGATGA